TACCCGCCTTCTTTGCGATATACTTCATAGGTTTCTATTCCTGCAACTCCAGCTTTATCTATTAATAATTTGCGTCCCATGTTTTATCCTTTGCTTTTAAGTTCTTCAATAATTTGGTCCACTTTTTCAGGGGTAAGATGCTCTCTAAAATTATCACCCAATTGCATCATAGGTGCATATCCACAAGCACCCAAACATTCTACACCTCTCCAGCTAAACAAACCGTCAGCCGTGGTTTCCCCTTGTTTCACACCCAAACGTTTTTCTATATGATTGCATATTTTTTCAGCACCTTCTATCATACATGGACCCGTATGACAAACATCGAATACATATTTGCCAACGGGCTTGGTAAAATACATCGAATAGAAAGTGGCAACTTCATATACTTCGATGGGTTTTAAGTTCATTACTTGTGCTACATAATCCATCACATCAGAACTTAACCAACCCCCAAATTCATTTTGTGCTATATGCAAAATGCGAAGCAATGCCGATTTGTGTTTTCCTTCGGGATACTCTGCCATTAAGCGTTTCACCAATTGCATATTCTCTGGGGAGAATTCAATTTTTTGATCTGTTGTCGTCATTTATATAATTATGATTTAACGATTTGCGATTTAATGATTTATTATACTATATATATTATGCATCCAATTCGCCGGCTATAACATTGAGTGAACTTAAAGTCACTACGGCATCGCTCAACAAACAACCTTTTATCATTTCGGGATAAGCTTGGTAATATATAAAACAAGGTCGGCGGAAATGCAAGCGGAAAGGTTTACGACCACCGTCAGACACCAGGTAGTAGCCCACTTCGCCATTGCCGCCTTCCACACTATGATATACTTCGCCTTTGGGTACATCGGTTTCTCCCATCACTATTTTGAAATGATAAATTAACGCTTCCATATTATTATAGACATCATCCTTTGGAGGCAAATAAAATTCTGGAACATCTGCATGATAATTTCCTTCGGGCAAATTATTATATGCCTGGTTAATGATTTTTATACTTTCCCAAATCTCTTGTTGGCGTACCATAAATCTATCATAGGTATCGCCCGAAGTACCAATGGGTATAATAAAATCAAAATCCTGATAACTACTATAGGGATTCATCACACGCACATCATAATCAACGCCCGCAGCACGCAAATTCGGCCCAGTAAAACCGTAGTTCATACTACGTTCGGCATCGAATGGACAAGCATTAATTACTCTGTCCATAAACACGCGATTGCGTTCGGTAAGGTCGCAAAACTCTTGGAATTTTTTAGGAAATTCAGCTAAGAATTTTTTTAGTTTTTGATGAAAGACAGGCGTGAAATCTCTTTCAAAACCACCTATTCTTCCTATATTGGTGGTGAGTCGTGCACCACAAACTTCTTCATATAATTCATATATCTTTTCACGCTCTTGGAACATATAAGTGAAACCCGTTAAAGCTCCAGTATCCACGGCAATAACAGTATTGCAAACCAAGTGGTCAGCGATACGTGCGAGTTCCATGATAATAACTCGCATATAATCTACACGTTTGGGAACGGTGCAACCAATTAGTTTTTCTACGGTCATATGCCATCCCAAATTATTGATAGGCGATGAGCAATAATTTAATCTATCGGTAAGCGGAGTTATTTGATTAAATGGTCGGTGTTCCGCTATTTTTTCGAAGGCACGATGTATATATCCAACGGTTTGTTCACTGTGATATATTCGCTCACCATTCATGGTAAGTATATTTTGGAAAATACCATGTGTGGCAGGGTGTGTAGGCCCTAAGTTGAGGGTGGAAAATTCACCTTCGAGTGTATCTATTTCTATAGGATTGGTACTCATAAATTATTTTATATAACGTTGGTCAAACTCCACATTTGAATTACCATCACGACCAAAGAAACGATCATCTTTGTCGGTACGTGTTCCGTCTTCCAGTTTGTATTGTTTTAGCATGGGATGATAATCCATTTCGTCCATGTTTAATATTCTTCGCAGGTCAGGATGACCTTTAAATTTAATCCCATAAAAATCGTAAGTCTCACGCTCCATCCAGTTTGCAGCTTTAAAAATATTGCAAAGGCTATCAATGTGTGGATCTTCCATTGCCATAAAACATTTAATACGAATACGAATATTTTTTACCCATCCGTGAAACATATATACCATTCCCAATTCTCTTCCTTTTTGCTCGGGATGGTGCATTCCACATAGGTCGGTCATGAAAGTGCATTGTAATAGTTCATCGCTTTTAATGAACTCAACTAAAGGTAATAAAGCATCACGATTTATTATAAGGGTGAGCATCCCATAAGGCTCGTCAAATTCCAAAATGCTATCTGCAAATTTGGTTCTGATATGGTCTAAAACTTCTTGGTTGGTCATTAGTATATTTAATGATTTAATGATTTGCGATTTAATGATTTTCGTCCTTGCTGTAACTCTGTCCCGATAGCTATCGTGATTATCTAAGAGTTATACTAGCTAATCTGATAAGAATCTTTTAAAGCTTTGTATTCTGGACTGTTGCGGCGATTTCCACTTTCGTTTTTCACCAGCTCTTGTAGTTTGATGATGCCATCAATAATTTGTTCAGGACGGGGAGGACATCCAGGAACATATATATCCACTGGGATTACTTTATCAATACCTTGCAATACAGAATAAGTATCGAAAATACCACCGCTGCTTGCACAAGCACCAATAGCAATTACCCAACGAGGCTCGGCCATTTGATCATAAAC
The sequence above is drawn from the Bacteroidota bacterium genome and encodes:
- a CDS encoding NAD(P)H-dependent oxidoreductase subunit E, translated to MTTTDQKIEFSPENMQLVKRLMAEYPEGKHKSALLRILHIAQNEFGGWLSSDVMDYVAQVMNLKPIEVYEVATFYSMYFTKPVGKYVFDVCHTGPCMIEGAEKICNHIEKRLGVKQGETTADGLFSWRGVECLGACGYAPMMQLGDNFREHLTPEKVDQIIEELKSKG
- a CDS encoding NADH-quinone oxidoreductase subunit D; this encodes MSTNPIEIDTLEGEFSTLNLGPTHPATHGIFQNILTMNGERIYHSEQTVGYIHRAFEKIAEHRPFNQITPLTDRLNYCSSPINNLGWHMTVEKLIGCTVPKRVDYMRVIIMELARIADHLVCNTVIAVDTGALTGFTYMFQEREKIYELYEEVCGARLTTNIGRIGGFERDFTPVFHQKLKKFLAEFPKKFQEFCDLTERNRVFMDRVINACPFDAERSMNYGFTGPNLRAAGVDYDVRVMNPYSSYQDFDFIIPIGTSGDTYDRFMVRQQEIWESIKIINQAYNNLPEGNYHADVPEFYLPPKDDVYNNMEALIYHFKIVMGETDVPKGEVYHSVEGGNGEVGYYLVSDGGRKPFRLHFRRPCFIYYQAYPEMIKGCLLSDAVVTLSSLNVIAGELDA
- a CDS encoding NADH-quinone oxidoreductase subunit C, which produces MTNQEVLDHIRTKFADSILEFDEPYGMLTLIINRDALLPLVEFIKSDELLQCTFMTDLCGMHHPEQKGRELGMVYMFHGWVKNIRIRIKCFMAMEDPHIDSLCNIFKAANWMERETYDFYGIKFKGHPDLRRILNMDEMDYHPMLKQYKLEDGTRTDKDDRFFGRDGNSNVEFDQRYIK